A segment of the Lycium ferocissimum isolate CSIRO_LF1 chromosome 10, AGI_CSIRO_Lferr_CH_V1, whole genome shotgun sequence genome:
CTTCAACATGCACGGACATGGAATGACTGCATAGATCGGCAAAATAATTTTGCTTTTGAAGTTCTCATTACAGCCtcattaaccaaaaaaaaaaaaaaataacgagCCAACCCTGCAAAGTATTGTGTAACAAAGAATAACCAAATGATCCCTAAGCGATATCTAGTTACCTTTCCCAACTTCCTCATCAAGCTAGTCAAATCCATATCCATCTAGCAAAAAGGTACAAATTCCTAGGGAGAGAGCACCCTTAACACAGTAATTTACCCCACTACTTGCATCAATCAACCAGAGTTCAAATGAAAGTACCCTAGCCGCTATCCCATAACCTCACCTAAAAGGTGGTGTATTTAAACTATTACGACCTCAGAGATCAAAAGCCCCAATTCCCCTTCTATTGCCATAGGAAAGTTCTACTGTGTTTTGTGTAAACTAATTTGCccatatgaaaataagaaaggtAAGAATATAAGCATGGATTTCTTAACTAACACCTTCCCAAGGTAGAATATGAAGTTAAGAGAGACAAATGAAATGGTTGTCAGGCCAAAGGCATAAACCTAGCGTGACTTTAGTAATTCAGGAGTTTCTTATCCTTACCGATCATGAGCATCCTGAACATTTGTATAGGAATGGTAATTTGTCACCGGCAACAAAATTACAACAGCAAAGCTAAAACAGCACCAACAGCTGCAGCATCTGCTTGCCATTCAACCAACAAACAGTAGTATGTCACCAGCAACAAATTATTATGAGCCAAGTTAAAATAGCATTCTACAGCTGCTGCATCTCCTTGCCATTCAGCGAACAAACCAGCAACAAAATTACAACCAACAGCAAATATAACAGCATCAACAACTGCTGCATCATCTTGTGATTCAGCCACACTGACTTTTCACGGAGCTATAGAAGGCCAATAATTCCCATCATAAGTAAATTACAACAAGGTATACCATCACAATATTCCATGCAAGTATACTTTGAATTAGAAAAGAATTAAGAAATCAAATaatgccaaaaagaaaatcCACATAAGCGTAATTATAAAACCAAAAGTAGAAATCTTAATATCACAACACCAATCCATAATACCAAAAAGCAGAGGACAAAATCAAAAGAAGTTCTGGGATGGATTAAGTACAACAAAAGGAGTTAAACCTTATAAATAAGTCGGGCCAATCAGTTCTAGCAAGCAGAATACAGATGAAAGGATCATTCATTTGGGAATGTCCTGATACGCAGCATCAACCAAAGCCAGATTACAACCGTGGCCTCCTCCCTTGCTTCTTAATCCTGCAAAAGCAAAATAATACTTTTTCATCAAGTTTATACTATAACAAAACAACGTATGACAGCCACAACTTACATCAGCATCAGAATGCGGCAAGGGGCTGCGAGAACCAGCACGTCTACCCCGCGGTGAGATACTCTTTGGAGTAGGAGACCGGCCCTTGTGATTACGTCCATCTGGACTAGAATCTCTAGAAGTGGTTGTTCTACATGGAGAAGGGATCCTTCGAGGAATGGGGCTATGGCGAGCGGGGGAGGGGCTACGGCGAGCAGGGGAGGGGCTTCGGCGAGCAGGGGAGGCActtaaatataaaatgaaacgtTAGACAAAGcttatgaaaatagttttccatGGGGACGAGAGAGATAGAAGCAAAATATTAACCCAAAAAAATTCTACCTTCCATGAGACCGACTTCGGCTGCGTCTCTCCTCATCATATTTACCTCTCCCACGACCTTTGTGGTAATCAGGGCTGCGACTTCTGCTCCGATGACGGTAATCTTTGTCTCTCCCACAGTACTGATCACGGTCATACCTCCCTCTACTTCTACTTCGGCTTCTCCTTTTAGAATCCCTGTCCCTATAATGATCTCGATgcctaaaataaattaaaaaaacgtGAAGTTCAGATTGTGGATACAACTCTTCAACATCTCTTAGCTCAAAGCAAAATGTCAATCATTTAACTCAAGTACAACACAAAAGGGAAGCAAGATTCTGTGACCACTTCCACCTTGTTTTGGAGAGAAAATGGGTGATAGTATAAGAATATCAACGAAGGGAGGACAAGGAAGAGTTAAGATAGTATTCATTTTAACACCAGTATCCATTCTAACACTAAAATATGCTTATCCACAGAAGCTCAAATTTAATTATGCCTTGATGGGATCACCACATTCCACACCCATAATAGGTTTGAAGTTACAGGTTGTTCTGTACACAATCCCAAGCCCAATTCAGAACACATTCTctgaaaattcaaataaaaaatatagaaaaatccAACCCACAAGTTTGTCAACTTAGGCTAATCACCATTTCCCTTCCATTCCTTACGCCAGATCATCTACATTTCATTAAGACGGAAAGAACAGGGAATTTCTAGAAAACCAATTAAACAGCATTTTTTACATGTTTTGATTGCAAACGGTCATGAGATCCGAAATAGCATCTCTCAAACAGGTAGTAGATTTTTCTACCAGTAAATCCTGCACATTTGAGTTACAGAAGAAGATTTCGACTAACTCTTTTAATATCAAAATCAGTTAGAAATCAAAAATTGTAAAACTGAATATAGGAAATATTTGCCAACAGTATAATATTTTGAGAAATTGGGGGAAAACTACATCTCCGAATGACTTAAGCTATGTTTAATTCCACAGAGGGGAAGGCTCACGAAAAAGGAACTTGTATGTTCACTTCCATAAGGTTGGAGTATTCTGACATTCTACTCCTAGTTGATTAGTACTGACAAGTAAAACCATAGATATACCTTTCCTTATTTCAGTCCAATTTTGAAAGGGtttgccaaaagaaaagaaaaaaagaaccaGGGAACGCTATCAAACTCTCTACTTCAACTTCCACTAGTGTTATACTTATTTACCAGATACGGAAAAGGCTCTACTCTTTTGTTCCCCTCCAACAAAAGCTCTCTGTCCACCCCAACTAAAGACAGTGTTAACCTGTTCTTTGAGAACTTTCAAGATCATTTCTCTTGACCATTGTTATTAATTGTGAAGCGAAACAAAGGTTATCGCTTCAAGGAAGTCGTGTGCTTCAAGGAAGTGTGTGCTTCGAATAATGACGTGCAAACTGATTAAAAGAAAAGCAACGGgttttgaatctttttttttttttacagggTAAGAACCTTTTTTTGAATCGCAACTTGGAGTTGGATAAATTTTGGTGTGTATTGGATGCTGAAATTagtttttttaatgtaatttgattattagtataatactaAATTCATATATgccattttttgttttcttatatATTGTATGcttcaaagaaaaataaataaattgtgtGCTTTGCTTGAAAGAAGTGGTGCACTTCACTTCTCACTTTTCGATTCAAGTCCCATGGACCTTgctgcttctttttccttttcacttttaaaaacattgccCTTGACGTAGAAAGAACGTATGATCACAAATTCCCATGAACTTCCCAATAGGAAATATCCCCAATGTTTGATGATGACTAATCAACAGACAACGAGCAAGATTACATTAGCACAAACAATTCTATTCTAATGTAAATCCTAACATCCACGATAGCACTTTAAGtggcataattaaataaataagctCTTACCTTGGCCTTGGACTGCGGCTTCTTGACCTTCCTTTTGTCCTATCTACAGGCTCCAAAATTCTACCTTTGTCACTGATCACAAAAACAATCCTAGTCTCTATTAAACATTTGTTTTATTCCACAAAA
Coding sequences within it:
- the LOC132033742 gene encoding serine/arginine-rich splicing factor SC35-like isoform X1 translates to MSHFGRSGPPDIKDTFSLLVLNVTFRTTADDLFPLFDKYGKVVDVFIPRDRRTGDSRGFAFVRYKYQDEAQKAVEKLDGRVVDGREIMVRFAKYGPNAERIDKGRILEPVDRTKGRSRSRSPRPRHRDHYRDRDSKRRSRSRSRGRYDRDQYCGRDKDYRHRSRSRSPDYHKGRGRGKYDEERRSRSRSHGSASPARRSPSPARRSPSPARHSPIPRRIPSPCRTTTSRDSSPDGRNHKGRSPTPKSISPRGRRAGSRSPLPHSDADD
- the LOC132033742 gene encoding serine/arginine-rich splicing factor SC35-like isoform X2, whose amino-acid sequence is MSHFGRSGPPDIKDTFSLLVLNVTFRTTADDLFPLFDKYGKVVDVFIPRDRRTGDSRGFAFVRYKYQDEAQKAVEKLDGRVVDGREIMVRFAKYGPNAERIDKGRILEPVDRTKGRSRSRSPRPRHRDHYRDRDSKRRSRSRSRGRYDRDQYCGRDKDYRHRSRSRSPDYHKGRGRGKYDEERRSRSRSHGSPSPARRSPSPARHSPIPRRIPSPCRTTTSRDSSPDGRNHKGRSPTPKSISPRGRRAGSRSPLPHSDADD